A single Melopsittacus undulatus isolate bMelUnd1 chromosome 11, bMelUnd1.mat.Z, whole genome shotgun sequence DNA region contains:
- the C11H17orf58 gene encoding UPF0450 protein C17orf58 homolog isoform X2, giving the protein MTTKVFWLLCFAIRSSSSSVAGSLPYAEKQHQTLSKDAYSSAGTAPGHVKLPAWGSSRENHTEHWLLPPADLQWPKPPEVTFLSSDKKKRTKPALENSTGLRKHLLQYGGALPLESTTEGPAPASFDFNHANRKHMDRRLAEAANSISAHFHHAASPYHKMTSLVEAHLFPDSGAVEAGDPNALDHFNRPGKIIPYKHIDPFQKTTRPSWVTNRQSSSLLYHLNALKKDGDKEKACLTECRKERDEVEAYCTSEFAVNGIVYNMEKLGNGIHLITLLVNNDGLYKMSRLYTTPDAFFFRVHMLVVDTFNCSKPCLDLKIGSRYIVMGQIYHKRRQISAALLPFLRGRLSPGDGLLRSGSSYVKRFNRKRNRKVLAARTKCR; this is encoded by the exons ATGACAACCAAAGTGTTCTGGCTCCTCTGCTTTGCCATTAGATCATCTTCCAGCTCCGTGGCCG GATCCCTGCCCTATGCTGAGAAACAACATCAGACTCTCAGCAAAGATGCTTACAGCTCAGCAGGCACTGCACCTGGCCACGTCAAACTGCCagcctggggcagcagcagagagaaccACACAGAGCACtggctcctgcctcctgctgacCTGCAGTGGCCAAAACCTCCTGAAGTCACCTTCCTCTCCTCGGACAAAAAGAAACGCACCAAACCTGCTCTAGAGAACAGCACGGGGCTGAGGAAACACCTCCTGCAGTATGGAGGGGCCCTGCCACTGGAGAGCACGACTGAGGggcctgctcctgcctctttTGACTTCAATCATGCCAACAGAAAGCACATGGACAGGCGGCTGGCTGAGGCTGCCAACAGCATCTCAGCTCACTTCCACCACGCAGCATCTCCCTATCACAAGATGACATCCTTAGTGGAGGCTCATCTCTTTCCAGACTCTGGAGCAGTGGAAGCAGGTGATCCTAATGCACTGGATCACTTCAACCGACCAGGCAAGATAATCCCCTACAAACATATTGATCCCTTCCAAAAGACCACCAGACCCTCCTGGGTCACCAACCGCCAGTCATCCAGCTTGCTGTACCACCTCAATGCACTAAAGAAAG ATGGTGATAAGGAGAAGGCATGTCTGACTGAGTGCAGGAAAGAGAGAGATGAAGTGGAGGCCTACTGCACAAGTGAATTCG CAGTGAACGGTATTGTGTATAACATGGAAAAACTGGGGAATGGCATCCACCTGATCACACTTCTGGTAAACAACGATGGACTGTACAAGATGAGTCGCCTCTATACCACTCCTGATGCCTTCTTCTTTCGAGTTCACATGCTAGTTGTGGATACTTTCAACTGCAGTAAACCGTGTCTGGACTTGAAAATTG GCAGCAGATACATTGTGATGGGTCAGATCTACCACAAGAGACGACAGatctctgcagccctgctgcctttCCTGCGAGGGCGCCTGAGCCCGGGGGATGGTTTGCTTCGGAGCGGCAGCAGCTACGTGAAGAGATTTAACAGGAAGAGGAACCGCAAGGTGCTGGCGGCTCGCACCAAGTGCAGATAA
- the C11H17orf58 gene encoding UPF0450 protein C17orf58 homolog isoform X1 yields MTTKVFWLLCFAIRSSSSSVAGSLPYAEKQHQTLSKDAYSSAGTAPGHVKLPAWGSSRENHTEHWLLPPADLQWPKPPEVTFLSSDKKKRTKPALENSTGLRKHLLQYGGALPLESTTEGPAPASFDFNHANRKHMDRRLAEAANSISAHFHHAASPYHKMTSLVEAHLFPDSGAVEAGDPNALDHFNRPGKIIPYKHIDPFQKTTRPSWVTNRQSSSLLYHLNALKKDGDKEKACLTECRKERDEVEAYCTSEFAAVNGIVYNMEKLGNGIHLITLLVNNDGLYKMSRLYTTPDAFFFRVHMLVVDTFNCSKPCLDLKIGSRYIVMGQIYHKRRQISAALLPFLRGRLSPGDGLLRSGSSYVKRFNRKRNRKVLAARTKCR; encoded by the exons ATGACAACCAAAGTGTTCTGGCTCCTCTGCTTTGCCATTAGATCATCTTCCAGCTCCGTGGCCG GATCCCTGCCCTATGCTGAGAAACAACATCAGACTCTCAGCAAAGATGCTTACAGCTCAGCAGGCACTGCACCTGGCCACGTCAAACTGCCagcctggggcagcagcagagagaaccACACAGAGCACtggctcctgcctcctgctgacCTGCAGTGGCCAAAACCTCCTGAAGTCACCTTCCTCTCCTCGGACAAAAAGAAACGCACCAAACCTGCTCTAGAGAACAGCACGGGGCTGAGGAAACACCTCCTGCAGTATGGAGGGGCCCTGCCACTGGAGAGCACGACTGAGGggcctgctcctgcctctttTGACTTCAATCATGCCAACAGAAAGCACATGGACAGGCGGCTGGCTGAGGCTGCCAACAGCATCTCAGCTCACTTCCACCACGCAGCATCTCCCTATCACAAGATGACATCCTTAGTGGAGGCTCATCTCTTTCCAGACTCTGGAGCAGTGGAAGCAGGTGATCCTAATGCACTGGATCACTTCAACCGACCAGGCAAGATAATCCCCTACAAACATATTGATCCCTTCCAAAAGACCACCAGACCCTCCTGGGTCACCAACCGCCAGTCATCCAGCTTGCTGTACCACCTCAATGCACTAAAGAAAG ATGGTGATAAGGAGAAGGCATGTCTGACTGAGTGCAGGAAAGAGAGAGATGAAGTGGAGGCCTACTGCACAAGTGAATTCG CAGCAGTGAACGGTATTGTGTATAACATGGAAAAACTGGGGAATGGCATCCACCTGATCACACTTCTGGTAAACAACGATGGACTGTACAAGATGAGTCGCCTCTATACCACTCCTGATGCCTTCTTCTTTCGAGTTCACATGCTAGTTGTGGATACTTTCAACTGCAGTAAACCGTGTCTGGACTTGAAAATTG GCAGCAGATACATTGTGATGGGTCAGATCTACCACAAGAGACGACAGatctctgcagccctgctgcctttCCTGCGAGGGCGCCTGAGCCCGGGGGATGGTTTGCTTCGGAGCGGCAGCAGCTACGTGAAGAGATTTAACAGGAAGAGGAACCGCAAGGTGCTGGCGGCTCGCACCAAGTGCAGATAA